The Streptomyces sp. NBC_00440 genome contains a region encoding:
- a CDS encoding carbohydrate-binding protein, which yields MTAGNNGTSTPEDDDPFGYLYEDGRAAGAVPPPGGGGYGYPGPTSGGQPGVPRTSYNHVRTVGERQYGQQAPQQQYGQQPQYAQQQAYGQPTAQYAAPETYPGGPPVQQPPRQPGNGGNGGPNHKGLLIGAVAVVAVVVIGIGVALATSGGDSSKDKNAGSDNAGGGQTSAETTKPSHAASTPPKVDLPKQDAATLQLGGAATTATDVPGAKGSGGSYVVLNQPGDSATWTVKAPSAGSYRLSINYGVPGKDAKTSLTVNDAAKPTVINMKNYANAPDGDASKGWTNTWNLVNLKKGPNTIKISCETGDQCGVNLDQVILQTQDGKSS from the coding sequence ATGACGGCCGGCAACAACGGCACGAGCACGCCCGAGGACGACGATCCGTTCGGCTATCTGTACGAGGACGGCCGCGCAGCAGGTGCCGTTCCCCCGCCCGGTGGCGGCGGATACGGCTACCCGGGTCCGACGTCCGGCGGGCAGCCCGGGGTGCCCCGGACGTCGTACAACCATGTGCGGACGGTCGGCGAGCGCCAGTACGGGCAGCAGGCACCTCAGCAGCAGTACGGCCAGCAGCCCCAGTACGCCCAGCAGCAGGCGTACGGCCAGCCGACCGCGCAGTACGCGGCGCCGGAGACGTACCCCGGCGGCCCTCCCGTCCAGCAGCCCCCGCGCCAGCCCGGCAACGGCGGCAATGGCGGCCCGAACCACAAGGGCCTGCTGATCGGCGCGGTCGCGGTGGTCGCGGTCGTCGTCATTGGCATCGGTGTGGCGCTGGCGACCAGCGGCGGCGACAGCTCGAAGGACAAGAACGCCGGCTCGGACAACGCGGGCGGCGGCCAGACCTCCGCGGAGACGACCAAGCCCAGCCACGCCGCGTCGACGCCCCCGAAGGTCGACCTGCCGAAGCAGGACGCGGCGACGCTGCAGCTCGGCGGTGCGGCGACGACGGCCACGGACGTGCCGGGTGCCAAGGGCTCCGGCGGTTCGTACGTCGTGCTCAACCAGCCGGGCGACTCGGCGACCTGGACGGTCAAGGCACCGTCCGCCGGTTCCTACCGGCTGTCGATCAACTACGGAGTGCCGGGCAAGGACGCCAAGACCTCGCTCACGGTGAACGACGCGGCGAAGCCCACGGTGATCAACATGAAGAACTACGCCAACGCTCCGGACGGTGACGCCTCGAAGGGGTGGACCAACACCTGGAACTTGGTGAACCTCAAGAAGGGGCCCAACACGATCAAGATCTCCTGTGAGACCGGTGATCAGTGTGGGGTCAACCTGGACCAGGTCATCCTGCAGACCCAGGACGGGAAGTCCTCCTGA
- a CDS encoding 1-phosphofructokinase family hexose kinase, producing MLLTVTLNTALDITYHVPALIPHASHRVDSVTERAGGKGLNVARVLSALGHETVVTGFAGGTTGEVLRGLLAGLPPTDALVPVAGTTRRTIAVVDAASGDTTQLNEPGPAISADEWDAFLTAYGKLLADADAVALCGSLPPGVPVGAYAQLVKQARGAGVPVLLDTSGEPLRRGIAARPDLVKPNADELAQLTGSREPQRATRDARRRGAHAVVASLGAEGMLAASPEGTWQALPPARFEGNPTGAGDSAVAGLLSGLVEGLPWPDRLARAVALSAATVLAPAAGEFDREAYEDLLPQVLVTEHMPPA from the coding sequence GTGCTGCTGACCGTCACCCTGAACACCGCCCTGGACATCACCTACCACGTCCCCGCGCTGATCCCGCACGCCAGTCACCGAGTCGATTCGGTCACCGAGCGTGCGGGCGGCAAGGGCCTGAACGTGGCCCGGGTGCTCTCGGCACTCGGCCATGAGACGGTCGTCACCGGCTTCGCCGGCGGGACGACCGGCGAGGTGCTCCGCGGACTGCTCGCCGGGCTGCCGCCCACCGACGCGCTCGTCCCGGTCGCCGGGACCACCCGGCGCACGATCGCCGTGGTCGACGCCGCGTCGGGCGACACCACCCAGCTGAACGAACCGGGTCCGGCCATCTCGGCAGACGAGTGGGACGCCTTCCTCACCGCGTACGGGAAGCTGCTGGCCGACGCCGACGCGGTGGCCCTCTGCGGCAGCCTGCCGCCGGGCGTCCCGGTCGGCGCCTACGCCCAGCTGGTGAAGCAGGCCCGCGGCGCGGGCGTCCCCGTCCTCCTGGACACCAGCGGCGAACCGCTGCGCCGGGGCATCGCCGCCCGCCCCGACCTGGTCAAGCCGAACGCCGACGAGCTGGCCCAGCTGACCGGCTCCCGCGAGCCCCAGCGCGCCACCCGCGACGCCCGCCGCAGGGGCGCGCACGCGGTGGTCGCCTCACTGGGCGCGGAAGGGATGCTGGCCGCGTCCCCCGAGGGCACCTGGCAGGCCCTGCCCCCGGCCCGCTTCGAGGGCAACCCGACGGGCGCGGGCGACTCGGCGGTGGCCGGACTGCTGTCGGGCCTGGTGGAAGGACTCCCGTGGCCGGACCGGCTGGCCAGGGCGGTGGCGCTCTCGGCGGCCACGGTGCTGGCGCCCGCGGCGGGCGAGTTCGACCGGGAAGCGTACGAGGACCTGCTTCCGCAGGTCCTCGTCACCGAGCACATGCCTCCGGCCTGA
- the cdgB gene encoding diguanylate cyclase CdgB, whose protein sequence is MESESEPYVRLATLRQLHQAVANLNQARSLADTLQTVADGIVAGLGYEMACVNLVRPDGDLMVAALAGDDSAAALMTGRVGSRTSWERRLSMGVGWGDLRFIPYTEGWVLDEDDVPQVHNDGPEPRFEDEWHPSDRLFAPMYATDASGGELIGVISVDRPRNGRHPGAWGQEALQMYAFQAAIAITNARLRANMQRALVRLEREQQALRASEESFRQAFEYAPSGMAIAEMGGDQHGRLLRTNDALCRLLGRPASAMRRYSFADLVHPEDVGTLLRTSAEGGRAELRLRRRDTSYVWVSLRNSVVADTTDGPRFLLTHVEDVEERKRHEIALAHRASHDSLTGLPNSAELRARLSSRLCDWPDAVGETAIEALDAAYEQGPAGTGRRYAANPLAFGGGPGSGLYEHVHTAAPSSETGDGTGPGPEADDGTKGLAVLFCDLDGFKSINDRFGHHTGDAVLIEVARRLTSGVRDGDTVARLGGDEFVVLADGLGSADAADLAVRLRNAIIPPIRVDGRAVRVGASFGIGWASCGMTVEEVLRSADQRMYVEKRSRSKLHRRAG, encoded by the coding sequence ATGGAGAGCGAGTCGGAGCCGTACGTCCGTCTTGCGACCCTGCGGCAGTTGCACCAAGCGGTAGCCAATCTCAATCAGGCCCGCAGCCTGGCGGACACCCTTCAGACCGTGGCGGACGGCATCGTCGCCGGTCTCGGCTATGAGATGGCCTGCGTCAATCTGGTGCGCCCGGACGGCGACCTCATGGTCGCGGCCCTCGCGGGGGACGACTCCGCCGCCGCCCTGATGACCGGCCGGGTCGGGTCCCGTACGTCCTGGGAGCGCAGGCTCTCGATGGGCGTGGGCTGGGGCGACCTCAGGTTCATCCCGTACACCGAGGGCTGGGTCCTCGACGAGGACGACGTGCCGCAGGTCCACAACGACGGCCCCGAGCCGCGCTTCGAGGACGAGTGGCACCCCTCCGACCGGCTCTTCGCGCCGATGTACGCGACCGACGCGTCCGGCGGAGAGCTGATCGGCGTCATATCCGTCGACCGCCCGCGCAACGGCAGGCACCCCGGGGCCTGGGGCCAGGAAGCGCTCCAGATGTACGCGTTCCAGGCCGCCATCGCGATCACCAACGCCCGGCTGCGCGCCAACATGCAGCGCGCCCTGGTCCGCCTGGAGCGCGAGCAGCAGGCCCTGCGTGCCAGCGAGGAGTCCTTCCGGCAGGCCTTCGAGTACGCGCCGAGCGGGATGGCCATCGCCGAGATGGGCGGCGACCAGCACGGCCGGCTGCTCCGTACCAATGACGCGCTCTGCCGGCTGCTCGGGCGGCCCGCTTCCGCGATGCGGCGCTACTCCTTCGCCGACCTGGTCCACCCCGAGGACGTCGGCACCCTGCTCCGGACGTCCGCCGAGGGCGGCCGCGCCGAGCTGCGGCTGCGGCGCCGCGACACCTCGTACGTCTGGGTCTCGCTCCGCAACTCCGTTGTGGCCGACACCACCGACGGCCCCCGTTTCCTGCTCACTCACGTCGAGGACGTCGAGGAGCGCAAGCGCCATGAGATCGCGCTCGCGCACCGTGCGTCGCACGACTCGCTGACCGGGCTGCCCAACAGCGCGGAGCTGCGTGCCCGCCTCAGCTCCCGGCTCTGCGACTGGCCCGACGCGGTGGGGGAGACGGCCATCGAGGCGCTCGACGCGGCGTACGAGCAGGGCCCGGCGGGGACGGGCCGGCGCTACGCGGCCAACCCGCTCGCCTTCGGAGGCGGACCGGGCAGCGGCCTCTACGAGCACGTCCACACGGCCGCCCCGTCGAGCGAGACGGGCGACGGGACCGGGCCGGGGCCCGAGGCCGACGACGGCACGAAGGGTCTCGCGGTGCTCTTCTGCGACCTCGACGGCTTCAAGTCGATCAACGACCGCTTCGGCCACCACACCGGGGACGCGGTCCTCATCGAGGTGGCGCGCAGGCTCACGTCGGGCGTGCGCGACGGTGACACCGTCGCCAGGCTCGGCGGTGACGAGTTCGTCGTCCTGGCGGACGGCCTCGGCTCGGCGGACGCCGCTGACCTGGCCGTACGGCTGCGCAACGCGATCATTCCGCCCATCCGGGTGGACGGCAGGGCGGTCCGCGTCGGGGCCAGTTTCGGCATCGGCTGGGCCAGCTGCGGCATGACCGTCGAAGAGGTGCTGCGCTCGGCCGACCAGCGGATGTACGTGGAGAAACGCTCCAGGTCGAAGCTGCACAGACGGGCGGGGTAG